AAGGCGCAATGGAGCAACGCGAACATAAAATCCTGCTCCCGCAACCAAATTCGACAACAGCCTCATCCCGTAAGGGGTGAGGCTGTTGTCGTATTCGGGTGGGGGATACAGATTTTAACATGACCAGGGCCCCATCAAGGAGGACAACCTCCGACACAACGGGACAAAACCCAGCGAAGTCCTGTGAATAGAATATCGGCGCCTACAAAGAAGCCTTAAGCATGGGTTCTTTTGCGAGCAATCCCAGAGTGCCGCCAATGTTTCCAACGGTTTTTGCTCCGCACTGGTTGCCGTTTTCAAGACAGGTGCCCAGAGGCTCCCCGGTCAACCAGCCGGCAAGGAATCCTCCGTTGAAGGCATCGCCGGCACCGGTTGCATCGACAACCTGGACCGGTGTTGCCGGAAGCTGCAGTCTCTGACCGTCCGAAAGAGCGGTTGCGCCCTTGGCGCCCTGTTTCAGGACCGTCAACGGTGCCACGTCGCTTTTCAGGCCGCTGGCTTTCAGGGTTTCAAACTCGATCTCGTTTGGAAGAAAGACATCGACCTGAGAGACGAGTTTGTTCAATGCAGCTCCCTGCGGCATCAATTCATCATCCCACCCGCAATCCAAAGAGATGGTCCAGCCCGCTGTCCTTGCCTGTTTCAGGAGAGCGGGCATTTCATACAGGGTCCGGATTTCTCCGATGTGCATATGCCGCACAGTTCGACACGTTGGATGCGTTGTGTCCAGCGAAGGTGCTGCTTTACCTGATTTGTTGGACAGGAACGATCGGTCGCCTTGAATGGCCATTGCGACCGTGATTTGAGGGGAAGCACCTGGAGGTGCTTGCCGGCAGAGGGACACATCCAGTCCGACTGCCTGGGCTTCCGTGAGGATTTGCGTGTCAAACGGGGTAGCTGGAAGCGTACCGGACAACGCGGTGTTCCAGCCAAGCGCGCAAAACGTTACGGCGGAGTTGAAAGCGCCGCCACCTGCGTGCAGAGACACGTTGTCTGCGAAAACCTCTGATCCGAGCGTCGGCATCCGCGGAACACCGGCAAAGACAAGATCGCAATAGATCCTGCCAATACAGACAATCTTCGGTCCCTGGGTTTCCGACATCATCGATCCAGCGCCGCTCCGCTCTGACCATCAAAGAGATGCAGTGCATCGACGGAGGCCCCGAGGCGGACTTCATCGCCGACCTGCGCATCGCTCTGGCTGGAAACCTTGGCGACGATTTCTCCTTCCGAGCTGTTTACATAAATGAGCATCTCCGACCCGAGGGGTTCACAAACGGAAATTTTGCCCGAAACCAGCGGCACGCCGTCGTCAAAAGACAAGTCGTCCGGCCTGACACCAAGCAGGATGTTCCGATCCGTTCCGGGCCGTGGACTGGCCATGATTTTCTGTCCGTTCAGGAGCCTGATCTCCTGATCGTCGGAGGTGGCCTGAAGCAGGTTCATCGATGGCGCACCGATGAATTTGGCAACAAATGTGTTGGCGGGTTTGTAAAAAACCTCCTGCGGTGTGCCCACCTGCTGAATGTGCCCGTCCTTCATGATCACAATCCGGTCTGCCAGCGTCATTGCCTCGACCTGATCATGCGTCACGAAGATGATGGTGTTTCCGACACTCTGATGCAGTTTCTTGATCTCAAGACGCATCTGGGTGCGCAATTGCGCGTCGAGATTGGACAGCGGTTCATCGAACAAAAAGACGGCCGGGTGCCGCACCATGGCGCGCCCGATCGCAACGCGTTGCCTTTGCCCGCCGGAGAGCTGAGAAGGTTTGCGGTCCAGAAGATCACTCATATCGAGGATGCGCGCGACTTCTTCGATGCGCTTGTTCTTGTCCGCCTTGCTCATGGTGGAGGTCCATAACCCAAAGGCAATGTTCCTGCGCACGGTCATGTGGGGATAGATCGCATAGTTCTGGAACACCATCGCAATGTCGCGATCCTTTGGTTCCATGTTGTTGACCATCCTGTCGCCGATCCAGACCTCGCCGGATGTGATTTCCTCAAGGCCTGCGATCATTCTGAGGCTGGTTGATTTCCCGCAGCCGGACGGCCCGACGAACACGACGAACTCTCCATCGGCAATGTCAAGATCGATACCGTGCAACACTTCGGTTTTCCCGTAAGCCTTGGTGAGTTTCTTCAAGGAGAGGTTGGCCATTAGCTTTCAAGCTCCAACAAGGCACCAAAGGTGTTCTCCAGGGTGACAGCGGCGCGTGTGTGCCGGTCGGTGCGTTGGCGGTGGCGGGCCGCCAGATCCGAGAGTTGCTCACGGTAGATCGCAAGCGCGCCTTCAAGTGCACCCGGTGCCGGACCGCCAGGGCGATCCCGGTTGGCGACGAAGGTCTCAAGAGCGACAGCCTTCTCGAAGGCGTCTTTCGACATCCCCGGTGAGCGCATTGCCATGCTGGAGAAGGCATTCTGGAAAGGGCCATAGCCATCTGCGAGGACGGTACCGTCCGACAGCACGGCCCTGGCCGTTGCTGCCGCGATTTCATGTGCCAGGCGAAACGTCAATCCTTCCGTCCGGACAAGCGTGTCTGCCAGTTCGGTGATGGTTACACAGGCCGCATCCGCGTTGTGCTGTACCCGATCGGCATTGATGCGGCATGCGGGGAGAAAGGCCGTCATCAATTTGAGGACCCGTCCGGCACTGTCAAATACGGCATAGCCTGCCTGCTGAACTTCGCCCTCGCTGTCGTTCATGTCGGTAAAGGGCGTGTTGCGCATCGTATCGACCAGCATGTCGCACCGGCCCACCGTTACGGCGGCAAGGTGGCGCATATGCTCAATCGGGACCGGATTGCGTTTCTGGGGCATGATCGAGGAGATCTGAACAAACGCGTTCGGCACATAAAGCTGTCCGACTTCGAAGGATGACCAGAACGCGAGATCCTGTATCAATCGTCCCAGGTGGACGAAAATCAGCTTGATCGCGGAATAGAGCCCGGTGATGTAATCGACCGAGGCTATGCAGCCATAGGAATTGAGTAGAGGTTCCTGAAACCCGAGCAACTCCGAAACCCTCGCGCGGTCGATCGGAAATCCTGTCGTCGTAATGGCGGCAGCGCCCATTGGGCAATGTTCCAGGCCATCAGCCGCCATGTTCAAGCGGTCCAGATCGCGCAGCAGCACCTCAAGCGCGGCGCAAAGATAATGGCCGAATGTGGTTGGCTGCGCAGGTTGACCGTGCGTGTAGGCGACTACAAGCGTTTCCTTTTCTGCTTCGGCCTTTTCCAGAACAGCATGAGCGAGTGCCATCGTCTCCTGCCACAAAACATCCGTTCTGGCGCGCAGTGCGAGCTTGAAAAGGGTGTGATCCATGTCGTTACGGGAACGGGCGGTATGTAGCATGCCGCCAAGGTCGCCAAGCTTTTGCCTCAACTCAGCTTCGACAAAGAAAAAGTAGTCTTCGTACTCGCCGGTATAGGTCAGACTCGCGACATCGGTGTCACGGTCGATCTGTTGGAGGGCCTGAGCCAGTTTGCACGCATCTTCTGCCGTCAGAATGCCGGTCTCTGAAAGCATGACCAGATGCGCCGCGTTTATGGCCGCCATGTGCCCGGCATAGTGCGCCTTCACGCCTTCGAACAGCTGGGAAAGAACCGTTTCCCTGTAGACAGGATCGGGAAACCTGGAGGTATCGTCGGAAAATCCACTCATCCCTTCAACCCCGCCATGACAACGCCCCGGATGATGAAGCGCTGGAAAATCAGAAAGACGATCAGTGTCGGCAGGGTTGAGATTGCTGCGCCCGTTGCAATCAGCTCCCAGGCAACGTCGACTTCATCGCCGAAACTCGAAAGACCGACCGGGACCGTGTACATCTCGACCGAATTGGTGACAATGAGAGGCCACAGGAACGCGGTCCAGTTGCCGAGAAAAACAAAGATGGCAAGTGCGGCCAGTGCCGGTTTGACCAGTGGCATCGCCACTTTCCACCAGATCTGAAACTCGTTCAAACCGTCAATGCGGGCTGCCTCGAGAAAATCGTCCGGCACGCTTTCAAAGAACTGTTTCATCAAGAAGGTGCCGAAGGCAGTCATGAGTCCGGGAAACATGATGCCCCAGTAGCTGTCCAGCCAGCCGAACGCCTGGCTCATCATGTACCACGGGATGACCAGCATCTCCGTCGGGATCATCAGCGTCGACAGGATGGCGATGAAGACGATGTATCTGCCGGGAAAGCGGAACTTGCACAGCGTGTAGCCCACAAGGCTGTCGAAGAACAGGTTACAGACCGTCGTGATCAGCGCGATGATGATGGAATTCAGGAACCACAGGTAAAACCGGCCGTCTTCCAGCACATAGGTGTAGTTTTCCAGGTGCGGTTCGTCCGGGATCAGTTTCACATTGTAGACTTCGTGCGGCCATTTGAGGGACGTTGAAATCATGTAGGCGATGGGGGCGACCATCAGAAGTCCGCCCAGAAACAGGATGAGCCAGCGAATGACCTGCCCCATATTGGCCTGCTTGGGTGTGCGGCCTGCAAACACGGTGTCGGACGTTGCTTTGAGCGGGGCTGCCGGGTCACCGACCCTTTCGGAAACGATGCTCATTTCGTCGCATCTCCCCTGAGAAGCCAAAGCTGCAACAGGCTGACCACAAGCAGGATCGTGAACAGAACGACCGTCTGGGCTGCGGCGTAGCCCATGTCGAAATCTCTGAAAGCCGTCTCGTAGATCATCAGCACCAACGGTTTGGTGGAGTTCAATGGTCCGCCCGGATTGTTGGTCGTCATGTTGAAGACATGATCAAAGATCCGCAGGAAGCCGATGGACGAAAACACCACGATGAAAACAATGGTCGGCTTGAGAAGGGGCAGAGTGATCCGGGTCAAAACCGTCCACCATCCCACGCCATCGATTTTTGCAGCCTCGTAGTAGGTAACCGGAATGGCGCGGAGCCCGGCCATGAAAATGATCACCTGAAAGCCGAGCCCGGCCCAGACGGCCGGGGCCAGAATGGACGGCAGCGCATTGGTGGTCGAGTTCAGAAATTCGATCTGGGGGATGCCCATGGAAGCCAGGAAATTGTTGAAGAGCCCGACAGGAACCGGCTGGTAGAACCACCGCCAGATCCATGCCATCGCAACGGCTGATGTCATGAACGGCAGGAAATAAAGCATGCGCAGGAAGCCGTGCATGAAACGCGTCTTGTCGAGATGGTAGGCAATCACGAAACTGATCACCAGCGAAATGGGCGTCCCGATGATCAGATACGCGAAAGTGTTTCGGAAGACCTTCCAGAAAACAGGATCGTTCCAGAGTTTCTCGTAGTTTTCGAGCCCGGTCCATGCGCGCGTGCCAAGCAGATTCCATTCCTGAAATGAGGTCACAAAGGCGGACCCAGTGGGATAGAACCGGATGACGACATAAAAGACGACCGGTACGGCCAGGAAGGCCCATGCCCAGACAATCTGTTTTTGGCGTATCGAAAGATTTTTGTAACCGGGCATTCAGGACCGCAATTTCGATCTGAGTTCCGCAAACCGGCCTGATTGGCCGGTCTGCGGGCTAAGCCAACAAGGCCTGCGTCACTTGTAATAGTCGTCGAGGATTTTCTGTTCTTCGGAGGCAGCTGCTGCCAGGCTTTCGGCCGGGTCCTGTCCTTCGATGTCGATGCGGCCGACCATATCCACCATTGCCTGCCGCTGAGCGGATTCATTGGCGAATTTGGTGGTATTGGCATAGGCCAGTCCCTTTATGAACGGGCCATAGGTTTCGTGCGTCGCGTTCGCGTCGATCATTCCGACAGACGGTTTGGCGGGCAATTCGCCGACAATATCCAGCCAGACCTGCATCGCTTCGTCGGATGTCAGATAGTCCAGGAACTTCACCGCAGCGTCGTATTTTTCACCGGTTGCCTTGGTGGTGATGCCGTTCACCCAGTAGGATGAATAGTTTGATTTCGTTCCGTCCGGACCTGCCGGCAATTCCGCGACAGCCCATTTGAGCCCTCGGACCTTGTTCAGCGAGCCGATGCGGAATGATCCGTCTATATGCATTCCGGCCCGGTTGCCCTTGAAGGCCGCCTGCGGCTCGTCCATGAAGCCGGATTTCGTGACCTTGTGATCCTTTTCCAAGCCAACGTAGAAATTTAGGGCCGCGAGACCGGCGTCATCGGTGTAATTGACTGTCTTGTAGTCATCCTTGTATGGCTCGCCGCCAAACTGCCGGACGAGCACTTCGCGCCACCAATGGTGATCCTGCGCCGTCATGCCGGTGGTGATGCCCACCTGGGTGATGTTTCCAGCGCCATCGACCTTGGTGAGTTTCTTGGCTGTTTCGACAAGTTCGTCGAGGGTTGCCGGGGGAGCCTCGATGCCGGCCTCGTCAAACAGGCGGGTGTTGTAAAAGAGCGCGAGCGAGCGCACGGCGGTCGGCAGCGCGTAATAGGCATCGTCGCGCTTCATGGCCTGAACCATCGGGAAAAATTCTTCGTCGATGCGGGCCGGGTCGAAAACATCTGTTGGCAAAGGTTGAATGAGATCGGCTTCGATATAGTCATTCAGCCAGCCATAGAACAGCTGGACCACGTCTGGTCCTTCGCCGGCCGGTATCGCAGCAGCCACTTTCGTGCGGTAATCGGCGTAGGGGAAGTGGGTCATCTTCACCGTGATGTCCGGGTTAGCCGCCTCGAACTTCTCAATCAGTTGTTCCATGGCATCGACGCGCGCGTCGAAAAAATACTGCCAATACTCGATTTCGACAGCCATCGCTGAGCTGCCTATCAGGGACGCAAGCGCGGTCATGCCGCCGAGCGCCGTGCGCCTTAGAAGTTTGAACATTTTGCTGCTCCCGTTTGGGCGGATGAGTACTTCGCTCTGGAAAAACGGTCTTTTGCCGCCTGAACTCATGACGATTAAGTCAAATAAATTGAATTGTCAATTTTCTTGAGTTAATACTGGCGGCCATGAATATCAGCTCACAATTTACGGGGTCGAATCCTCTGCGCAGCCGCAACCGGAACCGGCAGGCCGTGCTGGGGCATATCCGCTCCGCGGGGACAATGGGGCGCGCGGAAATCGGCCGGTCCTTGGGGCTTAGCACCCAGGCCGTGTCCAACATCATCGCCGACCTGCTGGAAGAAGGCTGGATTCTTGAAAAGGGCGCGCGCACGCTCGGGCGAGGTCTTCCAGCCGTTCAATATGGTCTCAATCCGAAGGGCGGCTATGCATTCGGCGTGGAGATCCGCCCGGACGCTGTCTTCACCGCGCTGCTCGATCTTTTTGGCACGCCTGTCAAAACAGAGCGGACAAAGCTGTCGAACACCATGCCGGACACCGTGGCCAGTACAGTGCTCGATTTGCGCAAGTCGCAACTCAAAGCTGCCTCGGTTCGTGAAAAGAGATTGCTTGGCACCGGAATTGTTATGCCCGGCCCCTTCGGCAAAACCGGTCTGTCCGGCAGGAGCACCGATCTGAAGGGCTGGGAAGTCACGGATGCCCGGGCATTGTTCGAGAGTGTGCTTGGTGCACCGGTGGAACTCTCCAACGACGCCAATGCCGCGGCCCTTTCTGAAAGCCTGAACGGCGTTGCCCAGGGTATTCGATCCTTCGCTTACATCTATTTCGGTCGAGGTGTCGGTCTCGGCATCGTCAATGACAGACGCCTGGTGACCGGCGCATTCGGAAATGCAGGCGAGGTTGGTCAGATCCCGGTTGCCGGTGAGGGAGGCCTTGTACCGCTGGAAAGCCTGCTCAGCCGAGACTCCCTTCAATCTCGCATTGGTGGTGAAAAGGCACTTGGCCTGGAAGAGCTTGCCGCTCTTTTCGATGGGGGTGATCCCAAATTGAGCCGCTGGCTTGAGAGCGCTGCCGGCGCATTGGGGCAGGCCGTGCCGATCCTGGAAAATCTGCTGGATCCTCAAACGATCATTCTGGGCGGAGCCATGCCGCCCCAGTTGGTCGACCATCTGGTTGATCGCTGCCAGCTTCCTGCGGCATCGGTCTCCAGCCGGGAGGATAACCCGCTCCCCAGGCTGCAACGCGGCACATGCGGACGGCTTGCAGCCACCGTCGGAGCTGCTTCGTTGATTTTGCACCGGGCGCTCACGCCCTAACCTGTTTCCTGACGTCTCCGGATCTGATGACATGCCCCTGACAGCCCCACAACGCATCGCGCGCGAAGCTGGACGACCCTTCCTTGTTGAATTGTGGCGAGCGCTGATGCCGTTGCGCTCGACAGTTTCCTTCATGAACACCGGTGCCCATCCGGATGATGAGATCTCGGACCTGCTGGCTAAGCTCAGCCTGGGTGATGGCCTGGACGTCTCCTACGCCTGTTCCACACGCGGAGAAGGCGGTCAAAACGATATTGGCCGGGAGGCGACGCAGGCTCTTGGCGTTCTGAGAACCGCAGAAATGGAACAGGCAGCTCTGAGGCTCGGGATGCGCCTTTACTGGCTGTCTGAGAGCCCGCAGGACAGTGTCTTTGACTTCGGTTTTTCCAAGTCAGGTCAGGAAACGCTGAAAAAATGGGGGCGCGCACGTACGCTCAAAAGGTTTGTCGACATTTTGCGCAGCGAACGGCCGGACATTGTCTGCACGACCTTTCTGGACGTTCCCGGTCAGCACGGACATCACCGTGCGATGACCGAGGCTGCGGAAGAGGCGATCGGGCTGGCTGCAGATCCTGCTTATGTTGAGAGCGCTCTGCCGGTTTGGTCGGTGTCCAAGTTCTATCTTCCGGCGTGGTCCGGTGCGGGGCAGGCCTATGATGACGATCTTCCGCCGCCTCCGGCAACGATTACAGTCTCCGGAAAGGGCTTTGATCCGGCGACGGGACAGTCCTTTCAGCGGCTCGGTCAATGGAGCCGTGCCTGCCACCTGACGCAGGCCATGGGACGTTGGGTCCCGCACGGAACAGAAGCAGACTGGCCGCTACACCTCAAACTGACAAACATCGGCGGAGCTGAAACGTCGTTGATCTCCGGACTTCCGGAATCGCTTGCAGATCTTGGGGGCGGCGATGCTTTGAGGGCGGCTGACCAGGAGATCGCCGCGGCTGTCGAGGCGTTTGGCGATGGCGCCAGCGTGCTCGGCCACGCAACCGCTGCCTTGAAGCTTGTTCGGGAAGGCGCCGAAACGGTGGACCCGCGCTACGCTCACAAGATTGCGCGCAAAGAAACGCAGCTTGCAAATCTGATCCGGATTGCAGCCAGGATCGACTGCCGTGCGTGGCTGGACCGAGATATTTTGCAGCCCGATGATACGGTCGGCATGACGGTAGAACTTCACAAGGGTCTTGCCGACAGCGCTGATGCTGATCCGGTTCTTCCCGAGGGCTGGGAAAAGACGCCCGGCGGACTGAAGACACGCGCGGCGGCACCGAGCAATCCCTATCCCGACCGGTTCTTGCCCGATGAACCCGAAGCGCCTTTTCTGTCGGTTGATGTATCTGTGAACGGCGTGACGAGC
This portion of the Roseibium sp. HPY-6 genome encodes:
- a CDS encoding PIG-L family deacetylase — encoded protein: MPLTAPQRIAREAGRPFLVELWRALMPLRSTVSFMNTGAHPDDEISDLLAKLSLGDGLDVSYACSTRGEGGQNDIGREATQALGVLRTAEMEQAALRLGMRLYWLSESPQDSVFDFGFSKSGQETLKKWGRARTLKRFVDILRSERPDIVCTTFLDVPGQHGHHRAMTEAAEEAIGLAADPAYVESALPVWSVSKFYLPAWSGAGQAYDDDLPPPPATITVSGKGFDPATGQSFQRLGQWSRACHLTQAMGRWVPHGTEADWPLHLKLTNIGGAETSLISGLPESLADLGGGDALRAADQEIAAAVEAFGDGASVLGHATAALKLVREGAETVDPRYAHKIARKETQLANLIRIAARIDCRAWLDRDILQPDDTVGMTVELHKGLADSADADPVLPEGWEKTPGGLKTRAAAPSNPYPDRFLPDEPEAPFLSVDVSVNGVTSTSRIPFEVPPQIRPAVCADLSPSTAVVNLSSSRRSLHLGISSVQPEGSVASLHVPEGWDVSQTEDGFVVSLPRDVPEGLYKIGVRVDGREARSVQTVSYPHTAPRHLSAPAEVAVLAVEAGPTVGNIGYIGAGNDRVEHWLDALGFSVTTLSPEDLTNETVLERLQTIVIGIFAMRFQESLKEAMPALHRWVQRGGTLLTLYHRPWDNWDPDTVPPARLEIGQPSLRWRVTDENAAVSYLEDNYPVLTVPNMIGPDDWKGWHKERGLYFAKSWDPAYRPLLQMADPDEAPHQGALLTGDFGEGRHIHCALILHHQMEKLVPGAFRLMVNLVTPRS
- a CDS encoding sugar ABC transporter permease gives rise to the protein MPGYKNLSIRQKQIVWAWAFLAVPVVFYVVIRFYPTGSAFVTSFQEWNLLGTRAWTGLENYEKLWNDPVFWKVFRNTFAYLIIGTPISLVISFVIAYHLDKTRFMHGFLRMLYFLPFMTSAVAMAWIWRWFYQPVPVGLFNNFLASMGIPQIEFLNSTTNALPSILAPAVWAGLGFQVIIFMAGLRAIPVTYYEAAKIDGVGWWTVLTRITLPLLKPTIVFIVVFSSIGFLRIFDHVFNMTTNNPGGPLNSTKPLVLMIYETAFRDFDMGYAAAQTVVLFTILLVVSLLQLWLLRGDATK
- a CDS encoding PfkB family carbohydrate kinase; amino-acid sequence: MSETQGPKIVCIGRIYCDLVFAGVPRMPTLGSEVFADNVSLHAGGGAFNSAVTFCALGWNTALSGTLPATPFDTQILTEAQAVGLDVSLCRQAPPGASPQITVAMAIQGDRSFLSNKSGKAAPSLDTTHPTCRTVRHMHIGEIRTLYEMPALLKQARTAGWTISLDCGWDDELMPQGAALNKLVSQVDVFLPNEIEFETLKASGLKSDVAPLTVLKQGAKGATALSDGQRLQLPATPVQVVDATGAGDAFNGGFLAGWLTGEPLGTCLENGNQCGAKTVGNIGGTLGLLAKEPMLKASL
- a CDS encoding extracellular solute-binding protein yields the protein MFKLLRRTALGGMTALASLIGSSAMAVEIEYWQYFFDARVDAMEQLIEKFEAANPDITVKMTHFPYADYRTKVAAAIPAGEGPDVVQLFYGWLNDYIEADLIQPLPTDVFDPARIDEEFFPMVQAMKRDDAYYALPTAVRSLALFYNTRLFDEAGIEAPPATLDELVETAKKLTKVDGAGNITQVGITTGMTAQDHHWWREVLVRQFGGEPYKDDYKTVNYTDDAGLAALNFYVGLEKDHKVTKSGFMDEPQAAFKGNRAGMHIDGSFRIGSLNKVRGLKWAVAELPAGPDGTKSNYSSYWVNGITTKATGEKYDAAVKFLDYLTSDEAMQVWLDIVGELPAKPSVGMIDANATHETYGPFIKGLAYANTTKFANESAQRQAMVDMVGRIDIEGQDPAESLAAAASEEQKILDDYYK
- the ugpC gene encoding sn-glycerol-3-phosphate ABC transporter ATP-binding protein UgpC, which produces MANLSLKKLTKAYGKTEVLHGIDLDIADGEFVVFVGPSGCGKSTSLRMIAGLEEITSGEVWIGDRMVNNMEPKDRDIAMVFQNYAIYPHMTVRRNIAFGLWTSTMSKADKNKRIEEVARILDMSDLLDRKPSQLSGGQRQRVAIGRAMVRHPAVFLFDEPLSNLDAQLRTQMRLEIKKLHQSVGNTIIFVTHDQVEAMTLADRIVIMKDGHIQQVGTPQEVFYKPANTFVAKFIGAPSMNLLQATSDDQEIRLLNGQKIMASPRPGTDRNILLGVRPDDLSFDDGVPLVSGKISVCEPLGSEMLIYVNSSEGEIVAKVSSQSDAQVGDEVRLGASVDALHLFDGQSGAALDR
- a CDS encoding ROK family transcriptional regulator, whose amino-acid sequence is MNISSQFTGSNPLRSRNRNRQAVLGHIRSAGTMGRAEIGRSLGLSTQAVSNIIADLLEEGWILEKGARTLGRGLPAVQYGLNPKGGYAFGVEIRPDAVFTALLDLFGTPVKTERTKLSNTMPDTVASTVLDLRKSQLKAASVREKRLLGTGIVMPGPFGKTGLSGRSTDLKGWEVTDARALFESVLGAPVELSNDANAAALSESLNGVAQGIRSFAYIYFGRGVGLGIVNDRRLVTGAFGNAGEVGQIPVAGEGGLVPLESLLSRDSLQSRIGGEKALGLEELAALFDGGDPKLSRWLESAAGALGQAVPILENLLDPQTIILGGAMPPQLVDHLVDRCQLPAASVSSREDNPLPRLQRGTCGRLAATVGAASLILHRALTP
- a CDS encoding carbohydrate ABC transporter permease — encoded protein: MGQVIRWLILFLGGLLMVAPIAYMISTSLKWPHEVYNVKLIPDEPHLENYTYVLEDGRFYLWFLNSIIIALITTVCNLFFDSLVGYTLCKFRFPGRYIVFIAILSTLMIPTEMLVIPWYMMSQAFGWLDSYWGIMFPGLMTAFGTFLMKQFFESVPDDFLEAARIDGLNEFQIWWKVAMPLVKPALAALAIFVFLGNWTAFLWPLIVTNSVEMYTVPVGLSSFGDEVDVAWELIATGAAISTLPTLIVFLIFQRFIIRGVVMAGLKG
- the argH gene encoding argininosuccinate lyase, with the translated sequence MSGFSDDTSRFPDPVYRETVLSQLFEGVKAHYAGHMAAINAAHLVMLSETGILTAEDACKLAQALQQIDRDTDVASLTYTGEYEDYFFFVEAELRQKLGDLGGMLHTARSRNDMDHTLFKLALRARTDVLWQETMALAHAVLEKAEAEKETLVVAYTHGQPAQPTTFGHYLCAALEVLLRDLDRLNMAADGLEHCPMGAAAITTTGFPIDRARVSELLGFQEPLLNSYGCIASVDYITGLYSAIKLIFVHLGRLIQDLAFWSSFEVGQLYVPNAFVQISSIMPQKRNPVPIEHMRHLAAVTVGRCDMLVDTMRNTPFTDMNDSEGEVQQAGYAVFDSAGRVLKLMTAFLPACRINADRVQHNADAACVTITELADTLVRTEGLTFRLAHEIAAATARAVLSDGTVLADGYGPFQNAFSSMAMRSPGMSKDAFEKAVALETFVANRDRPGGPAPGALEGALAIYREQLSDLAARHRQRTDRHTRAAVTLENTFGALLELES